Proteins found in one Azospirillaceae bacterium genomic segment:
- a CDS encoding calcium-binding protein, producing GGAGDDVIAGNSATGNVDTLSGGAGNDTLTGGAGNDVVSGGDGADTLDGAAGHDTLSGGADGDTLAGGSGNDVLNGDDGADTLDGGSGDDTLSGGNDGDTIVGGLGNDALNGDDGSDTLSGNDGSDTLSGGNDGDTLLGGSGNDTLNGDAGNDTLNGGDDADTLNGGIGDDTLTGGNGDDVLTGGTGVDQLTGGAGADIFVVEAPPSGTQYDTVTDAAAGDQVELVDRGTETFNATMLTGFATFQNYLDAAAAGDGSVNGAISWFQFGGDTYVVQDLSNTAGFVDGTDIVVRLAGAVDLGTATLTGPSGNRLALPYGLIYGLTTGGDTINGAGGDDTINGLFAGNATDTLTAGDSINGGGGTDTLNLTITGPLNTVRTNAVTVTSVETVNLNAAGGVAFAADLTSWTGVQTVNVTNTATSTVSIGNAAYTGGAGSDVVTVSNALTRAIDLGGGNDTINLQAGVGAGASLAGGAGTADTLIVSAADAATLSAGGRASGFERIAIGTVGGPISIDLAGLGNVNYLSVAGVTAGGLTVTNLVSGGTVDLTAAVTAASSIGVAGAAGGATDVLNLRFAATNGFDSSGGIITVADVETINIVADDTDATAVTSPFKVRLNAAAATKIVLSGDAGVDLTGSTLTGVTLVDGSALTGAGIGGGLTVLAGSLATTGVTLRGGAGNDGFSSNSAAGMVDTLIGGDGSDYMTAGAGNDILDGGTGWDFLFGGAGDDTFIGGAGTDQMTGGTGNDTFVISVPAGSWEYDIINDATTGDRIQVIDRGTETFNATKLTGYASLNDYLNAAAAGNGSVNSTISWFVWTESGTTYTYVVQDLSASSTFQSFNGDLVVRLAGTVDLSAATLGGASGNQLVL from the coding sequence GACGGTGCGGCCGGCCACGACACGCTGTCGGGCGGCGCGGACGGCGACACCCTCGCGGGCGGTTCGGGCAACGACGTCCTCAACGGTGACGATGGTGCTGACACGCTCGACGGCGGCTCTGGTGACGACACCCTGTCGGGCGGGAACGACGGCGATACCATCGTCGGCGGTCTGGGCAACGACGCCCTGAACGGCGACGATGGCAGCGATACGCTGTCCGGCAACGACGGTAGCGATACGCTCTCGGGCGGCAACGACGGCGACACCCTCCTTGGCGGCTCGGGCAACGACACCCTGAACGGCGATGCCGGCAACGACACGTTGAACGGCGGCGACGACGCCGACACGCTGAACGGCGGCATCGGCGACGACACCCTGACCGGCGGCAACGGCGACGATGTCCTAACCGGCGGCACCGGGGTCGACCAGCTGACCGGCGGGGCGGGCGCGGACATCTTCGTGGTCGAGGCGCCCCCGTCCGGGACGCAGTACGACACCGTCACCGACGCGGCTGCCGGCGACCAGGTCGAACTCGTCGATCGCGGCACCGAGACCTTCAATGCGACGATGCTCACCGGGTTCGCGACGTTCCAGAATTACCTGGACGCCGCGGCCGCCGGCGACGGCAGCGTCAACGGTGCCATCTCCTGGTTCCAGTTCGGTGGCGACACCTACGTGGTGCAGGACCTGAGCAACACCGCCGGCTTCGTGGACGGCACGGACATCGTCGTCAGGCTCGCCGGTGCGGTCGACCTCGGCACCGCCACCCTTACCGGCCCCAGCGGGAACAGGCTGGCGCTGCCCTACGGGCTGATCTATGGGCTGACCACCGGCGGCGATACCATTAACGGCGCCGGTGGCGACGACACCATCAACGGCCTGTTCGCCGGCAACGCCACCGACACGCTGACCGCGGGCGACAGCATCAACGGCGGCGGCGGCACCGACACCCTCAACCTCACCATCACCGGCCCGCTGAACACGGTCCGGACCAATGCCGTGACGGTGACCAGTGTCGAGACGGTGAACCTGAATGCCGCCGGCGGGGTCGCGTTCGCGGCCGACCTGACCAGCTGGACCGGCGTGCAGACGGTCAACGTCACCAACACCGCCACCAGTACGGTGAGCATCGGCAACGCCGCCTACACCGGCGGTGCGGGCAGCGACGTGGTGACGGTTTCCAACGCATTGACCAGGGCGATCGACCTGGGCGGTGGTAACGACACGATCAACCTACAGGCCGGGGTGGGGGCCGGCGCCTCGCTCGCCGGTGGTGCCGGCACCGCCGACACGCTGATCGTGTCCGCGGCCGATGCGGCAACGTTGTCGGCCGGCGGGAGGGCGAGCGGCTTCGAGCGGATCGCCATCGGCACAGTCGGCGGGCCCATCAGCATCGACTTGGCCGGCCTGGGCAATGTCAACTATCTGAGCGTGGCCGGGGTGACCGCGGGCGGCCTGACCGTCACCAATCTGGTGTCGGGCGGTACGGTGGATCTGACCGCCGCCGTGACCGCGGCGTCCAGCATCGGGGTGGCGGGTGCCGCGGGGGGCGCAACCGATGTCCTGAACCTGAGGTTCGCGGCGACGAACGGCTTCGATAGCAGCGGCGGGATCATCACCGTCGCGGATGTCGAAACCATCAACATCGTGGCCGACGACACCGACGCCACTGCCGTTACCAGCCCGTTCAAGGTCAGGCTCAACGCAGCGGCAGCAACGAAGATCGTGCTGTCCGGCGATGCCGGCGTGGACCTCACCGGGTCCACGCTGACGGGGGTGACCCTCGTCGACGGAAGCGCACTCACGGGCGCTGGCATCGGCGGCGGTCTGACCGTGCTCGCCGGCAGCCTGGCAACCACGGGCGTGACCCTCAGGGGCGGTGCGGGCAACGACGGGTTCTCCAGCAACTCGGCGGCCGGGATGGTGGATACCCTGATCGGTGGCGATGGTTCCGACTACATGACCGCCGGCGCGGGGAATGACATTCTCGACGGCGGCACCGGATGGGACTTCCTGTTCGGTGGTGCCGGCGACGACACCTTCATCGGTGGAGCCGGCACCGATCAGATGACCGGCGGGACAGGCAACGATACCTTTGTGATCAGTGTTCCCGCGGGTTCCTGGGAGTACGACATCATCAACGATGCGACCACCGGCGACCGGATCCAGGTCATCGATCGGGGCACCGAGACCTTCAACGCGACGAAGCTCACGGGATATGCGTCGCTCAACGACTACCTGAACGCCGCGGCTGCCGGAAACGGCAGCGTCAACAGCACCATCTCCTGGTTCGTGTGGACCGAGAGCGGCACCACCTACACCTACGTGGTCCAGGATTTGAGCGCGAGCAGCACCTTCCAGTCGTTCAACGGCGACTTGGTTGTCAGGCTCGCCGGTACGGTGGATCT